The Flavobacteriales bacterium genome segment TCTTGATGCGGAGCAATTTCTGCTCGACCACGTGGTCAAAGAGCCGACCAAGTAGGTTGCAAGGTCATCCAGCGATGGTCAGCACCGTTCCGTTTTGAGTAACCGTGTAGGTTTTCAATGGAGCAGGAGGAGGACCAGACTTCACTTTCCCGTTGAGGTCGAAAACCCCGCCATGGCAAGGGCAGTGTAAGTTGTGCTGACTTGAGGAATAGGAAACACTACAACCTTGATGGGTGCAGGCTTGCGCAACGGCCGCAAAGTCTGAACCTGTGTTGACGATAACCACGCCATGCGATGACACTGAACCACCAGCGTTGTTCAAAGCAGAGTTGGAGGCGCTGTTCAGATCAAGGGTGAAATTCACTGTCGGACCTTCTGGCGTTTGGGAATTCCTGTTGCAGCTTTCGAGCAGCACCCCTGCCGAGACCATGCCCATGGCGCAGAGGCTGCAACCGTTCT includes the following:
- a CDS encoding Rieske 2Fe-2S domain-containing protein; translation: MKRRNFIKNGCSLCAMGMVSAGVLLESCNRNSQTPEGPTVNFTLDLNSASNSALNNAGGSVSSHGVVIVNTGSDFAAVAQACTHQGCSVSYSSSQHNLHCPCHGGVFDLNGKVKSGPPPAPLKTYTVTQNGTVLTIAG